AGATTGAGGAGAAGATTGGTTCGGCGCTCGATATGGGTCCTCCGACTAAAGCCCAAAAACAAACAGCGCGTTGCCTGCGGCGATGGCGACGCGTTGTTTGCCATCCACGAGAAACGTGTTCGGATTGGCGTGAACGCTGCCGCCGGTTTGAAATTGCCACAGCGGTTTGCCCGTTCGGGCGTCGAGCGCGAAGAAGTTGCCTTCGTTCGATCCGCCGAAGACCACGCCGCCGGCTGTGGCGAGAAGCCCGGCCCAGGGCGGTGAGTGCAACGGAAATTCCCAGACGCGCTTGCCCGTCATGAGATCCAACGCGCGCACCGCGCCGGAAGCTTTGTCCCCGCCCAACTCCTGTTCGCCGCCGCCCATGAAGTAGGCGCCGGGTTTGTATTCGACCTCGGATTTGAAGTAGTAGGAACCCATCTCCCGCGCGGCCACGTAAAACAGCCCGGACATCGGACTGTAGCTCGGACTATACCAGTTGGCCGCGCCCTGGAGACTCGGCCACACCAGCGTGCCGCGCTCGGTAGGCTCTGTGTTGGGCAACACGATCGGACGGCCGCGCGCATCCAGGCCTTGCGCCCAGGTTTGTTTGGCAAAGGGGACGCCAAGAAGGAATTCGCCAGTCTCGCGATCGAGCAGATAGTAAAACGCATTGCGATTCGCCGTCGCGACCAACTGGCGCGTGCGACCGCCCATCTCCGCATCCACCAACACGGGGATTTGATTGGCGTCCCAGTCGTGCGTGTCGTGCGGCGTGAATTGGAAATACCATTTCAATTTTCCGGTCGAGGCGTCCAAGGCCACGAGCGCGCAGGTGTAAAGATTGTCACCGGGACGCACGTCGCCGTTCCAATCCGGCGCGGGATTTCCGATGCCCCAATACAGGAGATTCAGCTTGGGATCGTAGGAGCCGGGCACCCAGGTCGCGCCGCCGCCCGTCTTCCAACTGTTGCGGCCCCAGGTTTCGTTGCCCGGCTCGCCCTTCGCGGGCACGGTCCAAAAACGCCAGAGCCGTTTCCCGGTCGAAGGTTCGTACGCGTCGAGAAACCCGCGAATGCCCGCTTCGCCGCCGCTGATGCCGATGATGATTTTTCCGTCCAACGCGAGCGGCGCGCAGGTGATGGAATGT
This genomic interval from Verrucomicrobiota bacterium contains the following:
- a CDS encoding PQQ-dependent dehydrogenase, methanol/ethanol family, producing the protein MKRDLSLLQVLVRGRNHVRTSPAPRLTPSGRGRIDCCDGQFSNAHGWPKPAELCSLSPRERAGVKGRVARELHRRGPFPGVCLASILGIAFLLPGLDVNAQVPYTRILNAEREPASWLTYSGSYRSHRFSTLDQINAANVASLKPVWVYQLKRPGVFESSPIVADGVMYLVEPPSTVTALDVHSGRRLWTWTPSMPKDVKALGFPATNRGVAILDEMIFVGTLDAHLVALDAKTGVVRWDVKVAENKTGHSITCAPLALDGKIIIGISGGEAGIRGFLDAYEPSTGKRLWRFWTVPAKGEPGNETWGRNSWKTGGGATWVPGSYDPKLNLLYWGIGNPAPDWNGDVRPGDNLYTCALVALDASTGKLKWYFQFTPHDTHDWDANQIPVLVDAEMGGRTRQLVATANRNAFYYLLDRETGEFLLGVPFAKQTWAQGLDARGRPIVLPNTEPTERGTLVWPSLQGAANWYSPSYSPMSGLFYVAAREMGSYYFKSEVEYKPGAYFMGGGEQELGGDKASGAVRALDLMTGKRVWEFPLHSPPWAGLLATAGGVVFGGSNEGNFFALDARTGKPLWQFQTGGSVHANPNTFLVDGKQRVAIAAGNALFVFGL